The sequence AAGTGTCCTCCAATAGCTGTATTATCTTCCCCTGCTATAGTGATGTGTAAATGTATATAAACTTCACCGTCCATTGTAGAAATATTACCATTAAGTCCTGTTATCTCATAGTCACCTTCATACTCCTTAGAATAATACTTTTTCTCATCAGACTTAAATAATCCAAGGATAATCTTATCAGCAGCCCCTATAGCTGTAACTGAAGCTAATCTAATATTTTCTTCTTTACAAAACTTTTTCAAACTCTCA comes from Caldisalinibacter kiritimatiensis and encodes:
- a CDS encoding PPC domain-containing DNA-binding protein, giving the protein MNYKKFDNKYVVRIDKGEEVVESLKKFCKEENIRLASVTAIGAADKIILGLFKSDEKKYYSKEYEGDYEITGLNGNISTMDGEVYIHLHITIAGEDNTAIGGHLNSAVISGTCEMFVDVLAGEADRIYDEESGLNVFKLD